From the Streptomyces syringium genome, one window contains:
- a CDS encoding chaplin, translating into MLKKVVAAAAATSGLVLAGAGVAAAHSGAQGAAVNSPGIASGNVVQVPVSVPVNACGNTLNIVGLLNPTFGNTCVNH; encoded by the coding sequence ATGCTCAAGAAGGTCGTCGCTGCTGCGGCTGCCACCAGTGGTCTCGTGCTCGCCGGCGCGGGCGTGGCCGCTGCGCACTCGGGCGCCCAGGGAGCTGCAGTCAACTCGCCCGGCATCGCGTCCGGCAATGTCGTCCAGGTGCCGGTCTCGGTGCCGGTCAACGCCTGTGGCAACACGCTCAACATCGTCGGGCTGCTGAACCCCACCTTCGGTAACACCTGCGTCAACCACTGA
- a CDS encoding M20/M25/M40 family metallo-hydrolase codes for MSESKPGRSGTGPSAEDEVVDLCRDLIRIDTSNYGDHSGPGERAAAEYVAEKLAEVGLEPQIFESHKGRASTVARIEGEDPSRPALLIHGHTDVVPADADDWTHHPFAGEIADGCLWGRGAVDMKDMDAMTLAVVRDRMRSGRKPPRDVVLAFLADEEAGGTYGARFLVDKHPGLFDGVTEAISEVGGFSFTVNENLRLYLVETAQKGMHWMRLTVEGTAGHGSMTNTDNAITELCEAVGRLGRHRFPVRVTKTVRSFLDELSDALGTPLDPEDMEATLAKLGGIAKLIGATLRNTAAPTMLGAGYKVNVIPGQATAHVDGRFLPGYEEEFLADLDRILGPKVKREDVHADKALETSFDGDLVDAMQTALRAEDPIARAVPYMLSGGTDAKSFDDLGIRGFGFAPLKLPPELDFAGMFHGVDERVPLDGLKFGARVLDRFLDEA; via the coding sequence GTGAGCGAGTCGAAGCCCGGCCGTAGCGGAACGGGCCCGAGCGCCGAGGACGAGGTCGTCGACCTCTGTCGTGATCTGATCCGGATCGACACCAGCAACTACGGCGACCACTCCGGCCCCGGCGAGCGCGCCGCCGCCGAGTACGTCGCCGAGAAGCTCGCCGAGGTGGGGCTCGAACCCCAGATCTTCGAGTCCCACAAGGGGCGGGCCTCGACGGTGGCGCGGATCGAGGGCGAGGACCCCTCCCGGCCCGCGCTGCTGATCCACGGCCACACCGACGTCGTGCCCGCCGACGCCGACGACTGGACCCACCACCCCTTCGCGGGCGAGATCGCGGACGGCTGCCTGTGGGGGCGCGGCGCGGTCGACATGAAGGACATGGATGCGATGACGCTCGCCGTCGTCCGCGACCGGATGCGCTCCGGCCGTAAGCCGCCGCGCGACGTCGTCCTCGCCTTCCTCGCCGACGAGGAGGCCGGTGGCACCTACGGCGCCCGCTTCCTGGTGGACAAGCACCCCGGGCTCTTCGACGGGGTGACCGAGGCGATCAGCGAGGTCGGCGGCTTCTCCTTCACCGTCAACGAGAATCTGCGGCTGTATCTGGTGGAGACCGCCCAGAAGGGCATGCACTGGATGCGGCTCACGGTGGAGGGCACCGCCGGGCACGGTTCCATGACCAACACCGACAACGCGATCACGGAGCTGTGCGAGGCGGTCGGCCGGCTCGGCCGGCACCGGTTCCCGGTCCGGGTGACCAAGACCGTGCGGTCCTTCCTCGACGAGCTGTCCGACGCGCTCGGCACCCCGCTCGACCCCGAGGACATGGAAGCCACCCTCGCCAAGCTCGGCGGCATCGCGAAGCTCATCGGGGCGACCCTGCGCAACACCGCCGCCCCGACGATGCTCGGCGCGGGGTACAAGGTCAATGTGATCCCGGGGCAGGCGACGGCCCACGTCGACGGCCGCTTCCTGCCGGGGTACGAGGAGGAGTTCCTTGCCGACCTCGACCGGATCCTCGGGCCAAAGGTCAAGCGCGAGGACGTTCATGCCGACAAGGCACTGGAGACCTCCTTCGACGGCGACCTGGTCGACGCCATGCAGACGGCGCTCAGGGCCGAGGACCCGATCGCGCGTGCCGTGCCGTACATGCTCTCGGGCGGCACCGACGCCAAGTCCTTCGACGACCTGGGCATCCGCGGCTTCGGGTTCGCGCCGCTCAAGCTGCCGCCGGAGCTGGACTTCGCCGGGATGTTCCACGGTGTGGACGAGCGAGTGCCGCTCGACGGACTGAAGTTCGGCGCGCGGGTGCTCGACCGGTTCCTGGACGAGGCCTGA
- a CDS encoding esterase/lipase family protein: protein MTLTWRPLRTLLPALALAFAAVAAPSAAAAAPTRAPAVTSGWNDYSCKPTAAHPRPVVLVHGTLANSVDNWVTLAPHLVDRGYCVFSLDYGQLPGVPFFHGLGPVAKSAEQLSAFVDKVLAATGARKADLVGHSQGALMPRHYLKFLGGAAKVNALVGIAPDNHGTTLLGLTKLLDIVPGARDAIHGLTPGLTDQATGSDFLRRLNEGGDTVPGVRYTVIATKYDEIVTPYRSGYLSGPDVTNILIQDRCSLDLSGHVAIGVVDRLAFHEITNALDPAHATPTTCAG, encoded by the coding sequence ATGACGCTGACCTGGAGACCCCTCCGCACCCTGCTGCCCGCTCTCGCCCTGGCGTTCGCCGCCGTGGCGGCCCCGAGCGCCGCGGCCGCCGCCCCCACCCGCGCCCCGGCCGTGACCAGCGGGTGGAACGACTACTCCTGCAAGCCCACCGCCGCCCACCCCCGGCCCGTCGTCCTCGTCCACGGCACGCTCGCCAACTCCGTCGACAACTGGGTCACCCTCGCCCCCCACTTGGTGGACCGCGGCTACTGCGTCTTCTCCCTCGACTACGGACAACTGCCGGGCGTGCCCTTCTTCCACGGCCTCGGCCCGGTCGCGAAGTCGGCCGAACAGCTCTCCGCGTTCGTCGACAAGGTCCTGGCGGCCACCGGCGCGCGCAAGGCCGACCTGGTCGGCCACTCCCAGGGCGCCCTGATGCCCCGCCACTACCTCAAATTCCTCGGCGGCGCGGCCAAGGTGAACGCCCTCGTCGGCATCGCCCCCGACAACCACGGCACGACCCTGCTCGGCCTGACCAAGCTCCTCGACATCGTCCCCGGCGCCCGGGACGCGATACACGGCCTCACCCCCGGACTGACCGACCAGGCGACGGGCTCCGACTTCCTGCGGCGCCTGAACGAGGGCGGCGACACCGTGCCCGGCGTCCGCTACACGGTGATCGCGACGAAGTACGACGAGATCGTCACGCCCTACCGGTCCGGATATCTCTCCGGCCCCGACGTCACCAACATCCTCATCCAGGACCGCTGCTCGCTCGACCTCTCCGGGCACGTGGCGATCGGCGTCGTCGACCGCCTGGCCTTCCACGAGATCACCAACGCCCTCGACCCCGCCCACGCCACCCCGACCACCTGCGCCGGCTGA
- a CDS encoding DNA polymerase Y family protein has product MNTRRLSPVPPLPETGGGATVLYVHFHAAGGTGTALDEETYDGLLALLAEVTPVVQALPPDAALMDVRGAVRYFGHDAAELAELLRVRTLAHYSVDCTVGIADNPMLARMAAQDGAPGAVRELPGDPEAVAAFLARKPAAALYGVGPATARTLCSYGLDSIGRIAAAPLSALQRILGATAGRRIHERAHGLDPTPVTPDERARSMGAEHRFTHDELDAEYRRRALLTLADGLGARLREGRQVARGLTLTVRYADGSSTTRSRTFAEPTAHTPALTATAYALHGALGLQRARVRSVALRAEGLGDAALASRQLTFDLADDKAYRVEAAVDRARARFGVAAVGPAATLDVA; this is encoded by the coding sequence ATGAACACGCGAAGGCTTTCCCCGGTCCCGCCCCTTCCCGAAACCGGGGGCGGAGCCACCGTCCTGTACGTGCACTTCCATGCCGCCGGCGGCACGGGCACTGCCCTGGACGAGGAGACCTACGACGGCCTGCTCGCCCTCCTCGCCGAGGTGACGCCCGTCGTTCAGGCGCTGCCCCCCGACGCCGCGCTGATGGACGTCCGCGGCGCCGTGCGCTACTTCGGGCACGACGCGGCCGAGCTCGCCGAGCTGTTGCGCGTACGCACGCTCGCCCACTACAGCGTGGACTGCACGGTCGGGATCGCGGACAACCCGATGCTCGCGCGGATGGCCGCGCAGGACGGGGCGCCCGGAGCGGTCCGCGAACTCCCCGGTGACCCGGAGGCGGTGGCGGCGTTCCTCGCGCGCAAGCCCGCCGCCGCGCTCTACGGTGTGGGGCCCGCCACCGCCCGCACCCTCTGCTCGTACGGCCTCGACAGCATCGGCCGGATCGCCGCGGCACCGCTGTCCGCGCTGCAGCGCATCCTCGGCGCGACCGCCGGGCGCCGGATCCACGAACGGGCGCACGGCCTCGACCCGACCCCCGTCACCCCCGACGAACGGGCCCGCTCGATGGGTGCCGAACACCGCTTCACCCACGACGAACTGGACGCGGAGTACCGGCGCCGCGCGCTGCTCACGCTCGCCGACGGCCTGGGGGCCCGGCTGCGGGAGGGCCGGCAGGTGGCCCGCGGACTGACGCTCACCGTCCGCTACGCCGACGGCTCCTCGACCACCCGCTCCAGGACCTTCGCCGAGCCCACCGCGCACACCCCGGCGCTGACCGCCACGGCATACGCGCTGCACGGCGCACTCGGACTGCAGCGTGCCCGGGTGCGGTCCGTGGCGCTGCGCGCGGAGGGGCTCGGCGACGCCGCGCTCGCCTCGCGCCAGCTGACGTTCGACCTCGCGGACGACAAGGCGTACCGCGTCGAGGCGGCCGTCGACCGGGCGCGGGCGCGCTTCGGGGTGGCCGCGGTGGGGCCCGCGGCGACGCTGGACGTGGCGTGA
- a CDS encoding DNA polymerase III subunit alpha, with the protein MAGFTHLHTASGFSMRYGASHPERLAERAAERGMDAIALTDRDSLAGTVRFAKASAKAGVRPLFGVDLAVREPEPEASPTVRRRTPVRGGAFVDESAPRAVFLARDGAAGWAALCGLVSAAHAGGTDRPELTWEDLSALSGLSDLSGLSGLSGLSGAAAATTGDSPVTVLLGADSEVGRALAAGRPDRAARLLAPWREVFGAALRLEVVCHGRTGTGPGSLRLAARTTGFAVEQGVRAVLTNAVRYADPGQGPVADVLDAARRLVPIDLRRPEGLDSGERWLKGPGDMAALAGRIAEAAGFRRDTAHRLLTMTEETAAACLVDPEDHLGLGSVHFPEPHLVGAGPRTADRVLRSRCAAGLVLRRHDRDRRYWDRLDLELRTIEQRGFASYFLTVAQVVDDTRALGIRVAARGSGAGSLVNHLLGITHADPVEHGLLMERFLSRHRAALPDIDIDVESARRLDVYRAIFDRFGAERVATVAMPETYRVRHAVRDVGAALGMEPAEVDRLAKAFPHIRARDARAALAELPELRGVAAGRYGPADTRLWGLVEALDALPRGIAMHPCGVLLSDATLRGRTPVVPTSGEGFAMSQFDKDDVEDLGLLKLDVLGVRMQSAMAHAVGEIERATGHRLDLDDPAQVKPGDRATYELIRSTETLGCFQIESPGQRDLIGRLQPSTFHDLVVDISLFRPGPVSADMVRPFIDARHGRAPVRLPHPDLAEALGETYGVVVFHEQIIEILRIMTGCDRDFADETRRALSDPELLGRVRAWFAAEAAGRGYPPDVARRTWEIVEAFGSYGFCKAHAVAFAVPTYQSAWLKAHHPAAFYAGLLTHDPGMYPKRLLLADARRRGVPILPLDVNRSAAAYRIELVSEKEGYGIRLALSEVHGITEAETGRITAGRPYTSLQDLWLRAHPSRPVAERLARVGALDAFGTNRRDLLLHIAELHRRQRGATAQLPLVDSARAEPAGLPDLDDAERLGAELSVLGMDTSRHLMSDHREFLAELGALPAKRLRDARHGETVLVAGAKAAVQTPPIRSGKRVVFATLDDGTGLVDCAFFDDSHAACAHTVFHSWLLLVRGVVQRRGPRSLSVVGAAAWDLAELTALRAEGGLGAVAAVLAGSAAEPAPAGPDRRIHLPTGYAMHPWADLRPAGEGAATGRKLWHASQGSAG; encoded by the coding sequence ATGGCAGGGTTCACGCACCTGCACACCGCGTCGGGGTTCTCGATGCGGTACGGGGCCTCGCACCCGGAACGGCTGGCCGAGCGGGCCGCCGAGCGCGGCATGGACGCGATCGCCCTCACCGACCGCGACAGCCTCGCCGGTACGGTCCGGTTCGCCAAGGCGAGCGCGAAGGCCGGGGTCCGGCCGCTGTTCGGCGTGGACCTGGCCGTCCGGGAACCCGAGCCCGAGGCCAGCCCGACCGTCCGGCGGCGCACCCCCGTGCGCGGCGGGGCGTTCGTCGACGAGTCCGCGCCCCGCGCGGTCTTCCTCGCCCGGGACGGCGCGGCCGGCTGGGCGGCGCTGTGCGGGCTGGTCTCCGCCGCCCACGCGGGCGGCACCGACCGGCCCGAACTGACCTGGGAAGACCTCTCGGCTCTCTCCGGCCTCTCGGATCTTTCGGGTCTCTCCGGTCTTTCCGGTCTCTCCGGCGCGGCGGCCGCCACGACCGGGGACTCCCCGGTCACCGTGCTGCTCGGCGCGGACTCCGAGGTCGGTCGCGCGCTCGCCGCCGGCCGCCCCGACCGGGCCGCGCGGCTGCTCGCCCCCTGGCGTGAAGTGTTCGGTGCCGCCCTGCGGCTGGAGGTCGTCTGCCACGGCCGCACCGGCACCGGTCCCGGTTCCCTGCGGCTCGCCGCCCGTACCACCGGCTTCGCCGTCGAACAGGGCGTACGGGCCGTCCTGACCAACGCCGTGCGCTACGCCGACCCCGGGCAGGGCCCCGTCGCCGACGTCCTCGACGCGGCCCGGCGGCTGGTGCCGATCGACCTCCGCAGGCCCGAAGGGCTCGACAGCGGTGAGCGCTGGCTCAAGGGGCCCGGCGACATGGCCGCCCTCGCCGGCCGGATCGCGGAGGCCGCCGGCTTCCGGCGCGACACCGCGCACCGGCTGCTCACCATGACCGAGGAGACCGCCGCCGCGTGTCTCGTCGACCCCGAGGACCACCTGGGTCTGGGGTCCGTCCACTTCCCCGAGCCCCACCTGGTCGGAGCCGGGCCGCGCACCGCCGACCGGGTGCTGCGCTCCCGCTGCGCGGCGGGCCTGGTGCTGCGCCGCCACGACCGCGACCGCCGCTACTGGGACCGGCTGGATCTCGAACTGCGCACCATCGAGCAGCGCGGCTTCGCCTCGTACTTCCTCACCGTCGCCCAGGTCGTCGACGACACCCGGGCGCTCGGCATCCGGGTCGCCGCCCGGGGCTCCGGCGCGGGCTCCCTCGTCAACCATCTGCTGGGCATCACCCACGCCGACCCCGTCGAGCACGGCCTGCTGATGGAGCGCTTCCTGTCGAGGCACCGGGCCGCGCTGCCCGACATCGACATCGACGTCGAGTCCGCGCGCCGCCTGGACGTCTACCGCGCGATCTTCGACCGGTTCGGCGCCGAGCGGGTCGCGACCGTCGCCATGCCCGAGACCTACCGGGTGCGGCACGCCGTGCGGGACGTGGGCGCGGCCCTCGGCATGGAACCCGCCGAGGTGGACCGGCTCGCCAAGGCCTTCCCGCACATCCGGGCGCGCGACGCCCGGGCCGCCCTGGCGGAGCTGCCCGAGCTGCGCGGTGTCGCCGCCGGACGGTACGGGCCCGCCGACACCAGGCTGTGGGGCCTCGTCGAGGCGCTGGACGCGCTGCCGCGCGGGATCGCCATGCACCCGTGCGGGGTGCTGCTGTCGGACGCGACCCTGCGCGGCCGTACCCCCGTCGTGCCGACCAGCGGCGAGGGGTTCGCGATGTCCCAGTTCGACAAGGACGACGTGGAGGACCTCGGGCTGCTCAAGCTCGATGTCCTGGGGGTGCGGATGCAGTCCGCGATGGCGCACGCGGTGGGGGAGATCGAACGGGCCACCGGGCACCGGCTGGACCTGGACGACCCCGCCCAGGTGAAGCCGGGCGACCGGGCGACCTACGAGCTGATCCGGTCCACCGAGACGCTCGGCTGCTTCCAGATCGAATCACCCGGCCAGCGGGACCTGATCGGGCGGCTCCAGCCCTCGACCTTCCACGACCTCGTGGTCGACATCTCGCTCTTCCGGCCGGGCCCGGTCTCGGCCGACATGGTGCGGCCCTTCATCGACGCCCGGCACGGACGGGCACCCGTCCGCCTCCCGCACCCGGACCTGGCGGAGGCGCTGGGCGAGACCTACGGCGTGGTCGTCTTCCACGAGCAGATCATCGAGATCCTGCGGATCATGACCGGCTGCGACCGGGACTTCGCGGACGAGACGCGCCGCGCGCTGTCCGACCCCGAGCTGCTGGGCCGGGTGCGGGCCTGGTTCGCGGCCGAGGCGGCGGGGCGCGGCTACCCGCCCGACGTCGCCCGCCGCACCTGGGAGATCGTCGAGGCCTTCGGTTCGTACGGCTTCTGCAAGGCGCACGCCGTCGCCTTCGCCGTGCCCACCTACCAGTCGGCCTGGCTGAAGGCGCACCACCCGGCGGCCTTCTACGCCGGGCTGCTCACCCACGACCCGGGGATGTACCCGAAACGACTGCTGCTGGCGGACGCGCGGCGACGCGGGGTACCGATCCTGCCGCTGGACGTGAACCGGTCGGCGGCGGCCTATCGGATCGAACTGGTGTCCGAGAAGGAGGGGTACGGCATCCGGCTCGCGCTCTCCGAGGTGCACGGCATCACCGAGGCCGAGACGGGCCGGATCACGGCCGGCCGCCCGTACACCTCCCTCCAGGACCTGTGGCTGCGCGCCCACCCCTCCCGGCCCGTCGCCGAACGGCTCGCGCGGGTCGGGGCGCTGGACGCCTTCGGCACCAACCGCCGGGACCTGCTCCTGCACATCGCCGAACTCCACCGGCGGCAGCGCGGCGCCACGGCCCAGCTGCCGCTGGTCGACAGCGCGCGGGCCGAACCGGCCGGGCTGCCCGACCTCGACGACGCCGAGCGCCTCGGTGCGGAGCTGAGCGTGCTCGGCATGGACACCTCCCGCCATCTGATGTCCGACCACCGGGAGTTCCTGGCGGAGCTGGGCGCACTGCCGGCGAAGCGGCTGCGCGACGCGCGGCACGGCGAGACCGTCCTGGTCGCGGGCGCCAAGGCCGCCGTCCAGACCCCGCCGATCCGCTCGGGCAAGCGGGTCGTCTTCGCCACCCTCGACGACGGCACCGGCCTGGTCGACTGCGCCTTCTTCGACGACTCCCACGCCGCGTGCGCGCACACGGTCTTCCACTCCTGGCTGCTGCTGGTCCGCGGGGTGGTGCAGCGCCGCGGACCGCGCAGCCTCAGCGTGGTGGGCGCGGCGGCGTGGGACCTGGCGGAGCTCACCGCGCTGCGCGCGGAGGGCGGCCTGGGCGCGGTGGCCGCGGTGCTGGCCGGATCCGCGGCCGAGCCGGCCCCCGCCGGACCGGACCGCCGGATCCACCTGCCCACCGGCTACGCCATGCACCCGTGGGCGGATCTGCGGCCCGCGGGTGAAGGGGCGGCCACGGGGCGCAAGCTGTGGCACGCGAGCCAGGGGAGTGCGGGATGA